CGGCCGACCGATCTATCTGTGTTTCGATATGGATTTTTTCGATCCGTCGTGCGCGCCCGGGGTATGCACGCCGACCTGGGGTGGAGCATCCGCGCGCGAAGGGTTGACGCTGCTGCAACGGCTCGCCGGCCTCGACTTTGTCGCCTTCGACGTCAACACCGTGAGCCCGCCCCACGACATTGGCGGCATGACCGCGTTCCTCGCCGGCACCGTGATGCTGGAGTGTCTGGCGCTGGCATGCCGACGCAATGAGTTCGAGTAAGCGGCCGTTGCCGGGCGCGAGTCTGTAACCTAATATCGGTTCCGTTATGTCTTCCCTGGGCATTCGCCTCGCCGCGCTGGCGGCGGGAATCGTTTTGGTCGCGTTCGCGGCGTGGATATTTCGCGCCGACGCGCTGACCTCGGGGCCGATGCGCGCGGCGCTCGCTGTGCTCGGCTTCGGTCGGGAGGCCCCGACGGGTGCCGGACCTGCCGCCGGCTCGGGAGGGCCCAAGGGCGGCGTACCAGTCGAAACCGCCAGGGCCAATGCAGTAAGGCTCGCCGAGACCGTGCGCGCGGTCGGCACGTTCCGTTCCGACGAATCCGTGATCGTGCGGCCCGAAATCGCCGGCCGGGTGATCGAAACGCCGTTCGCCGAAGGCCAGGTGGTGGAACAGGGCGCGCTGTTGTTTCGCCTGGACGACAGCATCGCCAAGGCCGAACTGGTCGAAGCCGAGGCCGCTTACGTGCTCGCCCGCCAGAACAATCTGCGCGCGCGCGAACTGCTGGAAAAAGGCGCCGGCACCGCGCGCGCGCGCGACGAAGCGCTGGCGCGCATGGAAATGGACCGGGCCCGTGTCGAACTGGCGCGCGCGCGCCTCGCCAAGACCCGTATCCAGGCGCCGTTCACTGGCATCGTCGGGCTGCGCCAGATCAGCGTCGGCGATTACGTCGCCGCCGGGCAGGACCTGGTCAATCTCGAAAGCATCGATGCGGTCAAACTCGATTTCCGCATCCCGGAGCGTCATCTCGCTGTGCTCGCCGTCGGGCAAACAGTCGCGGCCGAGGTGGACGCCTTCCCCGGACGGTCCTTCGACGGCCGAGTTTACGCCATCGACCCGCAAATCGATCCCGCGGGGCATTCCATCGCCGTGCGCGCGCGGCTGCCGAACCCGGAGCGCCGGCTGCGCCCCGGCCTGTTCGCGCGCGTGACGTTGACGGTCAGCGAAAGCGGCGAGTCGATCTCCATTCCCGAACAGGCGATTCTGCCGCGCGGCGAGAAGTTTTTCGTTTACAAGGTGATCGACGGCAAGGCGGCGCTGGCTTCGGTCGAGATCGGTCGCCGCGTCGCGGGCCAGGTGCAGATCGTGCGCGGTCTGGCGCCGGACGAAGAAGTCGTGACCGCCGGACAGATGAAACTTCAGGACGGCGCGCCGGTTCAACCAATCGGCGCGCGGCCGGCCCAGATGCCTGCGCCGTCCGCCGCGCCCAAAACGGGATCCTGACGGGAAGACGACCATGATTTTGTCCGACGTCTGCATCCGTCGCCCGGTGCTCGCCACGGTGTTGAGCTTGGTGGTGGTGCTGATCGGGCTGGTCGCCTACACCCGCCTGTCGGTGCGCGAGTATCCCAACATCGATCCGCCGGTGGTGACGATCGACACCCGCTATCCCGGCGCCAGCGCGGAGATCGTCGAGACCCAGATCGCCCAGGTGCTCGAGGAATCGCTCGCCGGTATCGAAGGCGTGAAGTTCCTGACCTCGGTCAATCGCCAGGAGCAAAGCCAGATCACCGTCACCTTCCGCCTCGGGCGCGCGCCCGACGCGGCCGCCGCCGACGTGCGCGACCGGGTCAGCCGGGTGCGCAACAAGCTGCCCCAGGATATCGACGAACCCCTGATCCAGAAGGTCGAGGCCGACGCCCAGCCGATCGTCTGGCTCGCGTTCTTCAGCGACCGCCATTCGACCCTCGAAATCACCGATCACGCCGATCGCCACGTCAAGGATCAGCTGCAGACACTGCCCGGAGTGGCCGAAGTGCGCCTTTACGGCGAGCGCCGCTACGCCATGCGCGTGTGGCTCGACCCCGAACGGATGGCGGCCTACGGGGTGACGCCCCAGGACGTGGAAGCGGCGCTCAGGACCCAGAACGTGGAAGTGCCGTCGGGCCGGATCGAAAGCGTGGCGCGCGAATTCACGGTGCTCTCCGAAACCGACCTGCGCACGCCGGCCCAGTTTGACAACCTGATCATCCGCCGCGACCGGGGCTATCTGGTCCGCCTCAAGGACGTCGGGCACGCCGAGCTCGGCGCGCTCGACGAACGGCGCATCGCGCGCTACCGCGGTAATCTCACCATCGCGCTCGGCGTCGTCAAGCAGGCGACCGCCAACCCGCTCGACGTGTCGACGGCGTTGCGCAAGGAAATGCCGCGGGTGCTGGCCGCGTTGCCGGAGGGCATGAAGGTCGAGATCGCCTACGACAAATCCCAGTTCATCGAGGCCTCGATCAAGAACGTGCGCGCGACGGTGGGCGAAGCGGTGGTGTTGGTGGTCGCCATCATTTTCCTGTTCCTGCGTTCCGTGCGGGCGACCCTGATTCCGCTGGTCACGATCCCCGTATCGCTGCTGGGCGCCGCCGCGCTGATGTACGCCCTCGGCTTTTCCATCAATACCCTCACCTTGCTGGCCATGGTGCTCGCCATCGGCCTGGTGGTGGATGACGCGATCGTGGTGCTCGAAAACATCCATCGTCACATCGAAGGCGGGCTTTCGCCGATCGAGGCCGCGTTCAAGGGCGCCAAGGAAATCGGTTTTCCGGTGGTGGCGATGACGCTGACGCTGGCCGCCGTCTACGTCCCGATCGGGTTGATGGAAGGAACCACCGGGCGATTGTTCACCGAATTCGCCTGGGCGTTGGCCGGCGCGGTACTGGTGTCCGGCTTCGTTGCCTTGACCCTGTCGCCGATGATGTGTTCGCGCATGTTGCGCCACGAAACGCGGGTGAATGCCGTTTCGGCCGCGGTCGGCGCCGC
This is a stretch of genomic DNA from Rhodospirillales bacterium. It encodes these proteins:
- a CDS encoding efflux RND transporter periplasmic adaptor subunit, yielding MSSLGIRLAALAAGIVLVAFAAWIFRADALTSGPMRAALAVLGFGREAPTGAGPAAGSGGPKGGVPVETARANAVRLAETVRAVGTFRSDESVIVRPEIAGRVIETPFAEGQVVEQGALLFRLDDSIAKAELVEAEAAYVLARQNNLRARELLEKGAGTARARDEALARMEMDRARVELARARLAKTRIQAPFTGIVGLRQISVGDYVAAGQDLVNLESIDAVKLDFRIPERHLAVLAVGQTVAAEVDAFPGRSFDGRVYAIDPQIDPAGHSIAVRARLPNPERRLRPGLFARVTLTVSESGESISIPEQAILPRGEKFFVYKVIDGKAALASVEIGRRVAGQVQIVRGLAPDEEVVTAGQMKLQDGAPVQPIGARPAQMPAPSAAPKTGS